From Phragmites australis chromosome 5, lpPhrAust1.1, whole genome shotgun sequence, a single genomic window includes:
- the LOC133918471 gene encoding zinc finger BED domain-containing protein DAYSLEEPER-like, translating into MKQTVLQYNPDGSVHHWEYDSANARKELCRFIARADLPLNIGSSSRSSDSSSQSSTGTGIPTSGGELTTFIDNDVISHEQENFNILQWWHEHKTNYPVLSLLARDLLTVPVSTVSSEAAFSLTGRIIEERRTNLSSEMVEILTIVKDWEQAEARMQHTAENTELEESFQNLYLDADENV; encoded by the exons atgaagcagacggtgttgcagtacaaccccgacggctctgttcatcattgggagtacgactctgccaatgctcgaaaagagctatgtcgcttcattgcaagagcggatctaccactcaatatcg gttcttcatcaagaagttcagactcttcgtcacaatcgtctacgggcaccggaattccaacatccggaggggagctaactaccttcatcgacaatgacgttatcagccacgaacaagaaaacttcaacatactgcaatggtggcatgagcacaagacgaattatccagtcctttcactgttagcgcgagatttgttaacggttcctgtatctacagtttcttctgaggctgccttcagtcttacaggaaggataatcgaagagagaagaacaaatctgtcaagtgagatggttgaaatactcactatagtaaaggattgggaacaagctgaagcacgaatgcaacacactgcagaaaatactgagcttgaagaatcattccaaaatttgtatctagatgctgatgagaacgtgtaa
- the LOC133917342 gene encoding uncharacterized protein LOC133917342: MLMGDGKEKLGKALAKWFHANDIPGRKADCPYFRSAIKLAQQLGEGVHIPNGREIDGPFLDMNYEDMEAHMVEFKDEWDDYGVTIMCDSWTGPTMMCIINFMIFCNGRMFFHKSINATGSIQNVVRRLGLRLSFRLSQIMAPTTRKHVGSSLLSIHILLGSHVHLILSI, from the exons ATGCTCATGGGGGATGGCAAAGAGAAGCTTGGGAAAGCTTTGGCCAAGTGGTTTCATGCCAATGATATTCCAGGACGGAAAGCAGACTGTCCATACTTTCGATCAGCTATTAAATTAGCCCAACAACTTGGAGAAGGAGTGCACATTCCTAATGGAAGAGAAATAGATGGCCCATTTCTGGATATGAACTATGAAGACATGGAGGCTCACATGGTTGAATTCAAGGATGAATGGGATGACTATGGAGTTACCATCATGTGTGATTCATGGACAG GTCCTACCATGATGTGCATTATTAATTTTATGATCTTTTGCAATGGACGCATGTTCTTCCACAAGTCTATAAATGCAACTGGTTCTATCCAGAATGTTGTGAGGAGATTGGGGCTAAGGTTGTCGTTTAGATTGTCACAGATAATGGCTCCAACTACAAGAAAGCATGTCGGCAGCTCATTGCTCAGTATCCACATATTACTTGGCAGCCATGTGCATCTCATACTATCAATTTGA
- the LOC133917347 gene encoding uncharacterized protein LOC133917347 — MLKDIGCFPEVTEVVDSAKRICRFFYNHNRLHAMMREQIGGELVRWNATRFGTVFIFLESFWDRQDKFKAWMVSGEWTNSAWRDEEDHEFTYDCLTNRRWWSDMELVLKAVTPIYYVLRFADQQKSASISGFLPKMLKVIDGIHATLSNKEELRDRIMEVINTRLRYLLNETLMAAAAALDPEALYRSKLVKKSSSRHAVTLALKKIASSSSKASIAIDQFAFFSAKRGLFGGEEARRSALFGRTSAADWWDSYGGEHKEQQKLARHIVSQCMSSSGCERNWSTFAMVHTKLRNRLGYDKLHKLVYVHYNLKLHIQHFETNMQSFQEIQGSKEREYDPCSIMMDVAMYDEGNPIMDWLCNSRSESAPILDEYIDNEPESLSPSRFLIEELGMDEEEVAIFKRKLDFGRKGGKKKGKVRLEEDEEGIADGLSWILHKVVQLMLNQGITVQMMMQCYT; from the exons ATGTTGAAGGACATAGGATGTTTTCCAGAGGTCACGGAAGTCGTGGACAGTGCAAAGCGAATTTGTAGATTCTTTTATAACCATAACAG GCTGCATGCTATGATGAGGGAGCAGATTGGTGGAGAGTTAGTTCGGTGGAATGCCACCAGGTTTGGTACAGTTTTCATCTTCCTTGAAAGTTTCTGGGACAGGCAAGATAAGTTTAAAGCATGGATGGTGTCTGGTGAGTGGACCAACAGTGCGTGGAGGGATGAAGAGGACCATGAATTCACATATGATTGTTTGACAAATAGAAGATGGTGGAGTGACATGGAATTGGTGTTGAAAGCTGTCACACCAATATACTATGTACTTCGCTTTGCTGATCAGCAGAAAAGTGCATCTATATCTGGATTCCTTCCAAAGATGTTGAAAGTCATAGATGGCATACATGCTACATTAAGCAATAAGGAAGAGCTCCGTGATAGGATAATGGAAGTAATCAACACGAGACTTCGATATCTTCTCAATGAAACACTCATGGCTGCAG ctGCTGCACTTGATCCCGAAGCACTATATAGGTCAAAGCTTGTGAAAAAATCATCTTCCAGACACGCCGTCACACTAGCCCTCAAGAAGATTGCAAGCTCATCTTCGAAGGCATCTATTGCAATTGATCAATTTGCTTTCTTTAGTGCAAAGAGAGGGTTatttggaggagaggaggctcGACGATCAGCACTTTTTGGCCGTACGAGTGcag CTGATTGGTGGGATTCATATGGAGGAGAGCACAAAGAACAACAAAAGCTTGCACGGCATATTGTTTCACAATGCATGTCCTCTAGTGGGTGTGAGCGAAACTGGAGCACATTTGCTATGGTTCATACCAAGTTGAGAAATCGGTTGGGTTACGAtaagctccataagttggttTATGTCCACTACAATTTGAAGTTGCACATCCAACATTTCGAAACTAACATGCAAAGCTTCCAAGAAATACAAGGCTCTAAAGAAAGGGAGTACGATCCTTGTAGCATCATGATGGATGTTGCCATGTATGATGAAGGCAATCCAATCATGGATTGGTTGTGCAACTCTAGGAGTGAGTCTGCACCTATTCTTGATGAATATATTGACAACGAGCCTGAATCCCTAAGCCCAAGTAGATTTCTTATAGAAGAGTTAGGaatggatgaagaagaagtggccATATTTAAGAGGAAGCTTGATTTTGGTAGAAAGGGTGgtaagaagaaagggaaggtaCGAttggaggaagatgaagaaggtATTGCGGACGGTTTGAGTTGGATTCTTCACAAGGTAGTCCAACTTATGCTGAATCAGGGGATAACAGTTCAGATGATGATGCAG tGCTACACGTGA